In Leptospira bourretii, the genomic window TGCGTGGGGGCAAGGGACTGACCTCTTAAATACTGGTTGTACATGGCTTCTGCGTCTCGTTCCAAAAACACATCCATATTCGCAAACTTGATTTCATTCGGTAAGGCTCCAAACTTCACCCGATTCACCATTTTGATTTTATCGATATAGTTACGTTTATGATCTTTACCAGTGATTCCAACAGACATACCAGGGAAAAAGCCAACTTCAATTTCTTTGTTATTTGCTTTAATTGCCGTAGGATCAAGCGGGTATTTGTACAAAGCAAAAAGTTTCTTTAAAAAATAAACTTCTACTTCGTCAGTTGAAAACCCATTCGCACTAGAAGCCCAAGGATTTTTATTTTTGGCTCTGTATAAGTCAATTTGACTTAATACATAAGCATTATCATACGATCCATTTAAAGAATAATCAATTGCAGATTGTGAGAATAAAAGCGGATCCACCTCAATGAGAACATACCGCAATGGTAACTTTGAATTAAGCGTTCTTTCTAACCAATAAGCTTGGAAACTGGGTGGACCAAAAGGTGCCGCAAAATTAAATGAATTTGTATTGGGAAAAAATGATTCCAACATATCCGAATCAAATTCACCGGAACGGGAACTACCCAAAATCAAACCAATTTGTTTGGAAGGATTCTTTTGTTGTTCCGCAAGCATTACCTCAAAAAGGTCTTCTTTTAATTCATAAAACTTTCTTTCAATTTTTTTCCAACTGTATGTGTTTTCGACAATCACAGGTAAAAAGAAAATTTTATCCAAAAGGAATAATGCTAAAGCCAAAAGGATAGGATATAAAACGACTGGAAATTTAAATTTTGAATTCATATTAAAATTGGAAGTAGATAAATTCCGTTCCTCCTGGTGCTAAATAACCCAATAAGATGGTAACAACCAATGAAAATAACAACAGAAAACTAACGGAAGTTTTGGTTGACCAATTCTCTCTAGGAAAACTTGGTTTCGTTTGTAAATAGTTGAGTAAAAAAGTAAGAGCCAAACAATATGCGATAACTTCTAGTTTGTTCGTTCGTTCTCCAGATCCAGCACTAAAAACCTTAGCAATCATAACTAATGATTTTTGTACAGTTGGTGCATTAAAGAAAGCAAGTGTAAAAACAAAAAAGGAAAATGCATAAATCATTCCCAATACTTGTTTCCATTTGGGGAGAATTGCGTTCTTATCTGGTTTGCGGATTAATTCAATTTTTCGTTCTACACAAAGGAGAAAACCATGCAAAAACCCCCAAATGATAAAAGTAAAATTGGCCCCATGCCAAAATCCTGCCAGTGTAAACGTAACAATCAAATTCAGGTATCCGCGATATTCGGAAACACGAGAACCACCTAATGGAAAGTAAATATAATCTTTGATCCAAGTGGCAAGAGTCATATGCCAACGAGTCCATATTTCCCTAACAGATCTGGATAAATATGGTGCATGAAAATTCTCTGGTAAATTAATTCCTAAAAGTTTCCCAAGACCTCTTGCCAAATCAGTATAGCCGCTAAAATCACAATATACCCTTGCCGCATATCCGAACCAAGCCACAAGATTAGTAAAACCATCAAACTGATCAGGATTCTGAAAAATTGGTTCGATGACAGGCGAAAGATTATCGGCAATTACGACCTTCTTAAATAATCCAAGAAATACTAGATAGTAGCCTTCAAATAATTGTTCTTTTTTTGCATTCCAAACTTCTAATTGGTAAAAAAATTCTCCATGCCTTACGATAGGACCTGCAACTAGTTGTGGAAAGAAAAAGATAAACAGCGCAAACTGAAAAAAGTTTGGATTCTCTTCAGCATTTCCTCTTTTGATATCAATGGTATAAGCAACCATTTGAAAGGTATAAAAACTGATGGCCAATGGAAGGGTAATCGATTCAAATCCAAACTGCGATTGTAGTAAGTTTTGGATGGTTTCGGGAGCAAAAAAAATGTTACCTGTGAGCTGGAAAACAAGCGCCCAAACAAAATAGAAATACTTGAACAAAAAAAGATTTCCAAAGTTAACGAGCAAAGAAACCGGATACCAAAAGGAGGACTTATTTTTCAGAATCTGTTTATTAAAAAAATGATTTAACAAAACAATCAAGAGAAAGTGAAAAGCAAAAGGAATCGACCAGGCTGCATAAAATGCAAAAGAGGCCAAAAACAAAAACCCCAGGCGAAATTTGCCGCGGAACACCCAGTGTAAACAATACACAACAAGAAAGAACAAAAGAAAACTAAGGGACGTAAATTTCATTTTAAGATTTCACCAATATAATAGATCATATATCCCCATCAACCTGAATCACAAGCCCCTTTAGGTATTCTCCTTCCGGATGAAAGACAGAATATGCGTGGTCCGGGCTTTGGGTAAGATGGTGCAAAATTCTAACTCTCTTTTTGGCATCCTTTGCGGCACCGAAAACAATTTTTTTGAAAAGATCAAAGGAAATATGCTGTGAACAAGAAAAAGTAAAAATGAGTCCTCCCGTTTTTATTTTGGACATGGCCCTCATATTGATGTCCTTGTAACCTCGGCTTGCCTGGTTGACTGTACTGATACTTTTCGTAAACGCCGGAGGATCCAAAATGATTAAATCATAAAAATTGGAATCCATAGTCTTTAGATAATCGAAACTATCCAAAACCAAACTTTTGTGTTTTTCTGACTGCTGTTTTAAATTAATTCCATTTAGTTCTAAATTTCTTTCACAAAGTTCAATTGCCTGTTTCGATATATCTAAACTATGAACTGATTTTGCTTCAGCTAACAATGCATAAACAGAAAAAGCTCCAGAATAGGCAAAGGTATTTAAAACTATACGATCCTTTGCATAACGAGATACCAATGCCCGATTGTCTCTCTGGTCTAAAAAAAATCCTGTTTTTTGTCCCTTCGTAATGTCAGCAATAAACTTAATTCCATGTTCTTTAAATTCAGGTTCTGTTTCTGTTCCTTTATGGAAAATAGAATCTCCGCCAACTTTATCATCTGATTTTTCACGTCTTTCTAAAATAGTTTTGAAACCTTTTTGAGATAAAAATGAAACCAAAGATTCAGATAAACCGATAGCCCCTGGTGTTTTTAGTTGCATAACGGCTGTTTCATGGTAACAATCGACAACCACACCAGGTACACCATCGCCTTCTGAATGAAAAAGACGAAATCCAGTTGTCTCCTTGGGGAGAAGAGATCTTTTGGATTGATAAATTGCGTTCCATTTTTTTATCCAATATGCTTCATCACTTCCATTTTTCAATTCATCAAAAGAGAACAAACGAATGCGAATTTGGCTTTTGGGATCATAATGTCCCCAGGCTAAAAAAACACCTGATGATGATTCCACTCGTACAATGGAACCGGAAGGCAATCCCTTTTCTTCCGAAGCTATGGCGCCCGAAAATATCCAAGGATGAAAATTTAATACTGCTTTTTCTTTATTCTTTTTTAATCGAATGACCATTTTGAATCCATTTGGAAACATTACAGAGTTATGAACGTTCAAGTTCGTTTATATATGATAAAATCGATTCTCATTTTTCTTGTCTTTTCTTTTTCCCTACTCCACTCCCAAACATTACCAAATTCTACTACAAAAACCTATGAAAATGATATTGTTTCACTCGATACCAATCAAAACGATCCCGATTCATTTTGGTATATGATTGAAGAGGATTTGAGCGAAGAAAAAATCCAATCCATTACAGAGTCAAATTTCAAAACGAAAGAATGGAAACAAATCGCAGTTCCAGGAAATCTTTATCAAAATAAAGAACACTATGCAGCAAAAAAAACTGTCACACTTGCAAAATGGGTTCAGTTTCCACTGGATTCATCGAAACAATTAAGTTTTCGACTAGGAGTGATCAATGACAGGGACCGGACGTATTTAAACGGGAAATTGATAGGTCAAACAGGAGAATGGAATGCAACGGAACCACAAGCATATGACAAGTTACGATTCTACAATATTCCCTCTCAACTCATTCAGTATGGGAAAAAAAATCTTTTATTAATTAGAATCCAACCTTATTTCGGGAACTCCGGTGGGATCGAACAAGATGAGACCCTACTTGGACCCACAGATAAAGTCAATGCACGGTTTTTTAAAGACGAATTTATTAAGTTACTATTTCTGACGATTTACTCTACAGTCGGAGGTTACTTTCTCTTTTTGTTTATTCGAAGAAGAAAAGATAGGGAAAACTTGTTTTTTGCATTATTTTCCTTCTCGTTCGTCATTTATAATTTTTTAAGAAACCAACTTAAGTACGAATTTGAATTTTCATTTTTAGAAATGAAAAAATTAGAATACATGACAATTCTATTACTCATACCATTCATGTATCATTTTCTTCGCACCTTATTCGAAGAAAAATACCATATCCTTGGTAAAATTTTAGATGGAATTCAACTTGTTTGTTTTATCTATTTTGCACTGACTCATAACATAGAAACATTTAGTTTTTTACTGACTAACTTCATCCAACCAACCTGGGTTTTATATGTTATACTAATTTTTGCGATTCTTTTCAAAAACCTAAAGAAAAAAGAAAGGAGAGCATTTTATATTACCATCGGGCTTACGATCGTTCTTTTTGCAGCAGTCGTTGACACAGCCACTAATCGTAATTACTGGGTGTTCCCACGAATTATGGGATATACATTTCTTGTTTTCAATATCTCTCTTGCGATCATTCTCGCAAATTCATTTGTAAAACTAAATGAGGAAGTAGAAGATTTAAATAAAAACTTAGAAAAAAAAGTAGAGGAAAGAACTGACGCGTTAAATGAATCACTAAACCAATTACAAATTTTAAAAGAAAAACAAGATGGTGATTACTTTTTAACATCCCTTCTCATCCATCCACTTGCGCGCATCGACAACCAAATTCCAGAAATACATATCGAAACATATGTGAACCAAAAGAAAAAATTTCAATTTCGAGGCAAAGACGGAGAAATTGGCGGCGATATCTGTATTGTTGGTACTGTGCATTTGGAATTGGGAGAATATACTGTTTTTGCCAATGGAGATGCTATGGGAAAATCAATCCAAGGTGCAGGCGGCGCTTTGGTCTTAGGCGTTGTATTCCAAGCAGTACTTTCCCGAGCAAAATCAAGTTATACTAAATCAAGACCACCAGAACTTTGGCTAAAAGATTTATACGTGGAACTACAATCTGTATTTGTTAGTTTTGATGGATCAATGTTGTCCAGTGTTGTCCTTGGGATGGTCGCAAAAGATGGATTTGTTTACTATATCAACGCAGAACATCCTTGGAGTATTCTCTATAGAGATGGAGTTGCTTCATTTATTGAAACAGAACTTTCTATGAGAAAACTCGGCTTTCCCAAAAACGACCATTACTTTCAAATCAAAACCTTTGCGCTAGAACCAGGAGATACTTTACTCATTGGTTCAGATGGAAGAGATGACATCGGTTTTATCAAAGAGGAAAACGGCACAAGAATTATCAACGAAGATGAAACATTAATTCTACGTTTTGTGGAACGTTCTAAGTCAGATATCAATAATTTGGTTTATGAAATCGAAACAAATGGAGAAATCACTGATGACCTATCATTTCTAAAAATAGAATATTCTCCAAAAAACAGAAGGATGTCACTCCCTGACTTTGTCAAAAAAGAATATATAGAAATCAAAACGAAAGCAAAACAAGGGAAATATGAATTTGCATTGGAACAATTAGAAACTCTTATGGAAAAATTCCCTCATCCAAATTTCTATGCATTTGCAGGGAAATTGTATTATCAGTTGAAAAATTGGGGAGAAGCCATTCGGAATTTTAAACTGGCAACAAATGAAAATCCCAACAGAGAAGACTATCTCTATCTGACAGCTAAGACCTTATTCAAAAACAATCAAACACAAGAAGCTGTGATTTGGAGCGAACGACTGTTTTTACGAAATAAGTTTCACAAGCAGAATACAAAATTGTTTCTGCATCTGCTTGATTTAACAAAGAATATAGACAAAAAAGAGTTTTATTTAGAATTTTTAACCGCGGAAAAAGTATAAAACAACAAGGAGTCCAAGTAGAATTCGATAGATTCCGAAGGACAAAAAACTCCTTCTGCGGATAAATGCCATAAACAATCGAATGATAAAGTAACAAATTACAAAAGAAACTATGCTACCAAAAAAAAGAAGGCCAATGGTCTCCGAATTCAAAATCGCTCTGTGTTTATAAAGTTTATAAATACCTGCAAGAGTTAGGACGGGAATCGCAAGAAAAAAAGAAAACTCAGCAGAGTCTTTTTTCGAAACACCAAGAGTCCTTGCAGTGATGATGGTTGCTGCTGACCTTGAAACACCAGGTATCAAAGCGAAACATTGAAAAAGACCAACAAGTATGGACTCCTTCATCCCAATGATCCGACCATCCCCTTCGTCATAATGTTTTAATTCTACAAACACCATCACAAGACCTCCCACAAACCAAGAAAGTCCAAGGATTAACAGAAGATCAGGTCTCATTTTAATTTGGTCTAATATGTTTTTAAACAAAAAACCAAGAATGAGGATAGGAAGGATCCCAACAATTAAATTGCGATAGAATTCTAATCCTGATTTATCATCAGAAGTTTTGGTTACAAATTGAACGGCAGTTTTCGTATGTTTCCATAAAACTCTGAAATACAAAACTACAACAGAAAGTATTGCACCTGTTTGAATGAATATATCAAACAAATCCTCAAAGGCTTCATGATCAATTGTAAGGTTTTCAAAAGGAAAAAAGTAACTAAAAAGAAAAAGATGTCCTGTAGAGGAAACGGGAAGGAATTCCGTGGCAGCTTCAATGATGCCACGGAGAAACGCATTTAAAGTATTGTCCATTCCGACTTATTATTTTTTGTCAGCTGGTTCTTCCACTTTTTTCTTTGGTGCAAGGTATGCATCTAAGTCAAATTTATCATTACGTTTGATGGTAACTTCTTCTTTGATTCTTTCGACTACCAGAGGAAGTTGCTCTCTTGTTTGTAATTGTTTGATTTGTGCTTTTGCAAAAGTGAGGCATTTATCGATTGTTAGGTTTGCAATATTTCGATCCAAACCACGAAGTCTCTCACATTCTGCTTTTGCTTGTTCGTCAGTGATTTGGATTTTTTTCTCCACTTGTTCCGAAACATACATTTGAGCAATGGTTTGCATTTCCACTTGTTTAATCACTTCTGCAACATCTGGACGAGAAATGTATCCATTTTTCTCAGCAACAAGTCGAGTCATGATCATTTGGCGGTAAGTTTGATAGAAGTTCTTCTTTTGAAGTTGGTAGTTCAAATCTTGAAAGTTTTGAGGAACCTCATTGATGTCTTTTTCAATGAATTCCAAAAGAGTTTTCTTTTCGATATTTTGCAAACGACTGATCGAATCGAGAGCTGTATCGTAAGCTGCTTCAAAGTCTTTTACGGTAATTTTATGGTTATCCAAAGTTTCGATGACCGGAGAGGAGTCCGAACACTGAACGAGGAAAAGAGATGCCAAAAAAACAAACAAAGGAAGGATTTTAGTCATATTATTTTAGTGCCTGAAAGGATTTGGGATGATGGTTTCGTGAATTCCCGCAATGTCCATCCTTTTTTAAGCAGACTAGATTGAATCTAATGCTTAAAAATTAAGCGGCTAAAAATTCCAAAAGAGAGAGCAGTTTTTTGATTTTTTGTAGATCTTCGCGCTCCGGAATCGTATAACGCAATACAGATGGCTCTTGAGGCGAAATGAGCAAACCTTTGAACTTGGCCATGGCTTGGATCACACGGTCAGGATTTCCCCGAAAATACGTTCCACATTTGAATAAAATCTCTTCTGGTTTTTCCGTCACAAATTCGAAACCTAAATTGGAAGCCAAGGTGCGGATTTTTTCCAATTCCACGAAGGTCTTTGCAATTTGAGGCAGTTCCCCAAATCGGTCTTCCATCTCAAGGGAAAGTTCCTCGATTTCATCCAAATTCGCAGATCCTTCAAAACGTTTGTAAAACTCAATTTTCTGTTTTGTATCCGGGATATAATCATCTGGTAGATAGAAGTTTGTTTTCAAATTGACAGCTGTACGAACTTCCACTCGTATTTCTTCACCTTTGATTCGTGAAATCGCCTCTTCTAACATTTTGACGTATAGATCAAAACCGACTTCCATGATATCACCGGATTGTTCTTTCCCCAAAAGATTCCCTGCACCACGGATTTCTAAATCACGCATAGCGACCTTAAAACCAGAACCTAACTCTTGGTATTCGAAAATTGTATTAAGCCTCTTTTCTGCAAGTTCAGTCATCAGCTTTTTAGATGGATAAAACATATAGGCATAGGCTTTTCTATCAGAGCGACCAACACGTCCCCGAATCTGATATAACTGGGAAAGACCAAACATATCTGCCCGTTTTACAATCAGAGTATTGACATTGGGCATATCAATTCCTGATTCAATGATTGTTGTTGTGACTAAAATATCATATTTTTTTTCATAAAAATCGACTAAGGTTTCTTCGATTTCATCTTCGGTCAACTGACCGTGAAGAATACCAACAGAAACTTCCGGAACCAAAGAACGAATATAAGCGGCTTCTTCCTCAATCGATTCTACCCGATTATAAAGATAAAAAACTTGCCCACCTCTTTCTATTTCTTTCCGAATCGCTTCTTGAATGAGAGTGTCATCTTCTTCCAAAACATATGTTTCGACACTCTGTCTATTTTTTGGTGCAGTCGAAATTATTGAAAGTTCACGAATTCCAGTGAGAGCCATATGCAAAGTTCTCGGGATAGGAGTTGCTGTTAAGGTCAAAACATCCACAAGGTTTTTGAATTTTTTAATCGCCTCTTTGTGAGTGACACCAAACTTCTGTTCTTCGTCGATAATCAATAGACCTAAGTTTTTTGGTTTTACCTTTGAAGACAAAATAGCATGAGTTCCTATGAGCATGTCAATTTTACCTTCTGAAAAATTCTTTAGATCTTCTCGAATCTCAGCGGCAGAGCGAAAACGAGAGACAAAGGCAATTTTTACTGGGTAGTTCTCATATCTTTGTTTGAAAGTATTAAAATGTTGTAAGGAAAGGATGGTTGTGGGAGTGAGAAGCATTACTTGTTTCCCAGCCATAATTACCTTGAATGCCGCACGAATCGCAACTTCTGTTTTCCCGTATCCAACGTCACCGCAGACCAAACGATCCATTGGCCTTGCAGATTCTAAATCTTGTTTTACCGATTCAATTGCAGAAATTTGATCAGGGGTTTCTTCAAATTCAAAGGCAGCTTCAAATTCTTCCTGCCAAATGGTATCAGGTGGAAATGCAAAACCATTCAATTTCATTCGATTCGAATAAAGTAACACTAGTTCTTCGGCAAGTTTATCAACAGATTCCTGAACTCGATCCTTTGCTTTTTTCCAAGAATTTTTTCCGAGAGTGTCGAGTTTTGGTGTATCTGTACCGCCAATATATTTTTGAACTAACGAAATTTGATCGAGGGGAACAAATAAACTATCCCCACCTGCATATTCTAATTTTAAGAAGTCTCTTTCTTTTCCGTCTGCTTTTGTTCTTTCAATTTTGACAAATCGGCCCACACCATGATTGACATGCACTACATAGTCGCCTTCTTTCAAATCAATGAAAGATTCAATCATCTGGGAGGCTTGTTTTTTATAACGAGTTTTTCGTTTGTACTGACGCCCGAATAAATCATTATCAGTAAAAATATAGGTATTATCCTCTAAAACATGAAACCCACGTTTTAGGTCTGAAATCACTAAGTGAATTCCAGGTTTGACTGAATTAAGTGGAAGGGGTCTTGGTTCTTCCGATTCGGAATGAACAGTTTCTAATTCGTTTTCAGAAAATAATCCTTTTAATCGCATCATCTGAGCAGAAAAGGAAGATGTAATGAAAATTTTATTTTTGGGATCTTCGTTTAATAACTCTAAAAAATACTCTTTAGCCTCACGAATCTTACCACGAAAACCCCTAACTTCAGTAATAGGTTCATAAGAAAAATTTTTCTGGTGGTCTGGTAAAAGCGAAAATCGAATCCCTGGAGTTTCCTCAGAAATAAGTGTATTCCACTCCTCTCCAAAGGAAAGTAAATCTTCTGGTTTTAAACAGAGGGCTTCTTCTTTTTTCTTTTCGAAAAGAGTGTTGTATTCTCTTTCCATTCCATAAGAACGCTCTTTCGTATCAAAAAATCTAGGAAAAATGACAATTGGTTTCTTAGGAAAGAAGTTTAGAAAACCTTCGTGATTTCGAATCAGCGGAAGATGTTCCTCGATAATTTCTAATTCCGAGTCGATGGGAAGGCGTCTCTCTTTATGGGAAACCAAAATCTCCTGGTATTTTGTTTTCTCTTCTCGACTCACAATGGTTTCGTTTGCTGCCGTAATGACAATTTCTTGAATTTTTGCAATGGACTTTTGGGTATTGGGATCGAAGGTTCGAATTTCATCCACTGTATCGCCGAAAAAATCGATCCGCACAGGGTTTGCCAAATAAGGAGTGTAAATATCTAAAATTCCACCCTTTAAACTAAAATGACCAAACTGTTCGCAAACCTCTTCCCTATGGTATCCTAAATTGACCAAATCGGATAATAATCGATCTAAAGGAAAATCTTTTCCCAATTTTAATGTAATGGATTTTCCTTTTAAACTATCTTTTACCGGAAGTTTTCTAAGAAGAGCAGAAACTGAAGTGACCACCAAACAACGATTTCCTGACAAAATACGATTGATGGTAAGAATCCTATCACGTTTCCATTCCATTTGCCATTTTGTATACTCATAAGGAATATTTTCTGGACCAGGAAAATAAAAGATTTCCTCTTGTGGTAAAAAACTCAAAAGTTCTCTAGAAAAACTCTCTGCATCTTGATTAGTCGGTAGTACAACTAAAAAAGTAGAATCAGAGTTAAGTGTTTCATACAAAGAACCTGTCACAAAAGAATGAGCCGATTCTGGAATCCCACTCAAATTGACTAAGGTAGTCTTTATTTCAGATAATACAAGTTTCGGATTAAATTTTCGATCTTCGATTTCTTTGGACATTTAAGTTTCATTTGGAATTTTAATTATCTGATTGTCGATGAGACGAACATCACCAACAAACACAGCCAATGCGAGAAGCACTTCTCCTTCCATTTTTTCAATCGGTTGGAGATCAATTGGATCTACGACTTCTAAATAATCAATACGAACTGAACTTCCTGTGAGCAAAAAATCCCTCAGAATTTCTTTCCAAAGAGGAAGGTTCCGTTCTCCACCAAAAACAGTTTTTTCAGCCAAGGCAAACATTCTTGGAATGAGACTTGCTGTTTCCCTGTCTTTAGGGTTCAGACGAACATTACGAGAACTCATTGCGAGCCCATCCGGCTCCCTTCGCGTGGGAACGCCAACCACTTCCAAAGGAAAATTAAGATTTTCGACCATGGCAGAAATCACCCGGAATTGTTGGTAGTCCTTCAGGCCAAAAAAAACAGTCGTAGGTTCGATTAAATGGAATAGTTTCGAAACAATTTGTAATACACCTTCAAAATGACCAGGCCTTGTGCGCCCACAAAGGTGTTTTTGTAATGTTGGGATACTCATTTGGATTGGAGTTTTAGTATCCGGATAAATGGTTTTGACTTCGGGTAAAAAAACCAAATCCACTCCCCTTTCTTCGCATAACTTCAAATCGGTTTTTGTATTCACCGGATAATTCTCAAAATCCTTTGGATCATTAAACTGAGTGGGATTTACGAAAATTGATACAATGGTTTTATCTGTTTTTTTCTTCGAAGTTTCTACCAAATCCATATGACCTGAATGCAAACTTCCCATGGTAGGACAAAAACCAATGGAGGATCCTTCCCTTTTCCATATTCCAATTTGTTTCTTTAGTTCTGGAATGTTAGATATAACGATCACAATGATTCCTCTGTACGAACCTTAACACTAGTTCCATGCTCTTCATCCAATCCCTCTAATTCCGACATCAATTTTACAAATGGATAAAGTGTTTCTAAGGATTCTTTTGTTACTTCTTGGAAAGTTACTCGTTTCAAAAATGTATCCACTCCAAGAGAAGAATAAATTCGACTCCCTCTGGCAGTGGGAAGGATATGATTGGTGCCACTAATATAATCCCCCATAGCCACTGGAGAATATGGACCAATAAAAACACTGCCGGCATGTTCAATTTTTGAAAAAACGGATTCGTTATCTTTTGTTTGAATTTCTAAATGTTCGGGAGCCAACTCATTCGAAAACCAAATACAATCTTCTATACTCGGAAAAACCAAAATAGCTGAATTTTTATAAATGGAATTTTGTTTCATCTCTAAACGTTTGGGGCGTGCAACAAAGGCTTTTTCCAATTCTTCACTTACCTTTTTTGCAAAATCTTCCTCTGTTGTGAGTAAAATGGCAGAAGAATCTTCCCCATGTTCTGCTTGCGATAACATATCACAGGCGATCCATTTTGGGTTAGCAGAAGAATCAGCAATAATACAAACCTCACTTGGGCCAGCAGGACTATCAATACCAATGATTCCTTGCCCAGCTAAATACGATTTTGCGGCTGCTACATATGCATTTCCAGGACCAACAATGAATTCTGATTTTGGAATGGATTCAGTTCCGTAAGCGGCTGCTGCAATTCCCTGTGCTCCACCGATTGTGACAATGCGATTTACTTCCAAAATTTGGCAGAGCCAAACAAGAATATCCGGAAGACCATCTTTTTGTGGCGGAGTGATGAGTTGGATATTTTTGACTCCTGCAATTTTGGCAGGGATCACACCCATGAGAACACTAGATGGATACAGTGCCTTCCCACCAGGAGCATAAACAGAAAGAGAAGGAATGGGAGTGTATTTGACACCCAATCGGTTGCCATCAATGGTCCTTGACCATGACTCTCTTTTTTGTGCCTCGTGAAAGGCTTCGATATTCGATTTAGCCCGAAGGAAGGCTTCTTTCACATTTTGATCTAGATTTGTTTGTATGGAATGCGGATCAAGGCTAACCGAATGTAACTGAATCCCGTCAAATTTTTCTGTGTATTCGATAAGGGCTTTGTCTCCCCTCGTTCGAACGGCCTCTAAGATTGGAAGGATTTTTGCCGTAGCAGAACTCAGGTCTTCTTTCGCTCCCGAAAGGAAACGATCCAATTCTTTTTTAGAATTTCTGTCGGAACGTAAAATGGGAATCGGCATAAAATCAGCATGAGGGGAAGACCTTCCCTAAACAAGCTTTTTGTCAGAAACGGGAAGAGAATTCGATTTGGTACCTCGAGC contains:
- a CDS encoding MBOAT family O-acyltransferase; this translates as MFKYFYFVWALVFQLTGNIFFAPETIQNLLQSQFGFESITLPLAISFYTFQMVAYTIDIKRGNAEENPNFFQFALFIFFFPQLVAGPIVRHGEFFYQLEVWNAKKEQLFEGYYLVFLGLFKKVVIADNLSPVIEPIFQNPDQFDGFTNLVAWFGYAARVYCDFSGYTDLARGLGKLLGINLPENFHAPYLSRSVREIWTRWHMTLATWIKDYIYFPLGGSRVSEYRGYLNLIVTFTLAGFWHGANFTFIIWGFLHGFLLCVERKIELIRKPDKNAILPKWKQVLGMIYAFSFFVFTLAFFNAPTVQKSLVMIAKVFSAGSGERTNKLEVIAYCLALTFLLNYLQTKPSFPRENWSTKTSVSFLLLFSLVVTILLGYLAPGGTEFIYFQF
- a CDS encoding lipoprotein LipL31, with protein sequence MTKILPLFVFLASLFLVQCSDSSPVIETLDNHKITVKDFEAAYDTALDSISRLQNIEKKTLLEFIEKDINEVPQNFQDLNYQLQKKNFYQTYRQMIMTRLVAEKNGYISRPDVAEVIKQVEMQTIAQMYVSEQVEKKIQITDEQAKAECERLRGLDRNIANLTIDKCLTFAKAQIKQLQTREQLPLVVERIKEEVTIKRNDKFDLDAYLAPKKKVEEPADKK
- a CDS encoding SpoIIE family protein phosphatase, which encodes MNVQVRLYMIKSILIFLVFSFSLLHSQTLPNSTTKTYENDIVSLDTNQNDPDSFWYMIEEDLSEEKIQSITESNFKTKEWKQIAVPGNLYQNKEHYAAKKTVTLAKWVQFPLDSSKQLSFRLGVINDRDRTYLNGKLIGQTGEWNATEPQAYDKLRFYNIPSQLIQYGKKNLLLIRIQPYFGNSGGIEQDETLLGPTDKVNARFFKDEFIKLLFLTIYSTVGGYFLFLFIRRRKDRENLFFALFSFSFVIYNFLRNQLKYEFEFSFLEMKKLEYMTILLLIPFMYHFLRTLFEEKYHILGKILDGIQLVCFIYFALTHNIETFSFLLTNFIQPTWVLYVILIFAILFKNLKKKERRAFYITIGLTIVLFAAVVDTATNRNYWVFPRIMGYTFLVFNISLAIILANSFVKLNEEVEDLNKNLEKKVEERTDALNESLNQLQILKEKQDGDYFLTSLLIHPLARIDNQIPEIHIETYVNQKKKFQFRGKDGEIGGDICIVGTVHLELGEYTVFANGDAMGKSIQGAGGALVLGVVFQAVLSRAKSSYTKSRPPELWLKDLYVELQSVFVSFDGSMLSSVVLGMVAKDGFVYYINAEHPWSILYRDGVASFIETELSMRKLGFPKNDHYFQIKTFALEPGDTLLIGSDGRDDIGFIKEENGTRIINEDETLILRFVERSKSDINNLVYEIETNGEITDDLSFLKIEYSPKNRRMSLPDFVKKEYIEIKTKAKQGKYEFALEQLETLMEKFPHPNFYAFAGKLYYQLKNWGEAIRNFKLATNENPNREDYLYLTAKTLFKNNQTQEAVIWSERLFLRNKFHKQNTKLFLHLLDLTKNIDKKEFYLEFLTAEKV
- a CDS encoding DUF1574 domain-containing protein — protein: MNSKFKFPVVLYPILLALALFLLDKIFFLPVIVENTYSWKKIERKFYELKEDLFEVMLAEQQKNPSKQIGLILGSSRSGEFDSDMLESFFPNTNSFNFAAPFGPPSFQAYWLERTLNSKLPLRYVLIEVDPLLFSQSAIDYSLNGSYDNAYVLSQIDLYRAKNKNPWASSANGFSTDEVEVYFLKKLFALYKYPLDPTAIKANNKEIEVGFFPGMSVGITGKDHKRNYIDKIKMVNRVKFGALPNEIKFANMDVFLERDAEAMYNQYLRGQSLAPTQVYFFKKMLQLLEGTGIPVIIYFPAVSDALRKRMSRDGLLENFNSEIIKAVEKAKEVPNSKFTVVDPNVDPRWVCKDFVDSLHLSGACFPNLLPILFPKEVR
- a CDS encoding class I SAM-dependent rRNA methyltransferase, encoding MVIRLKKNKEKAVLNFHPWIFSGAIASEEKGLPSGSIVRVESSSGVFLAWGHYDPKSQIRIRLFSFDELKNGSDEAYWIKKWNAIYQSKRSLLPKETTGFRLFHSEGDGVPGVVVDCYHETAVMQLKTPGAIGLSESLVSFLSQKGFKTILERREKSDDKVGGDSIFHKGTETEPEFKEHGIKFIADITKGQKTGFFLDQRDNRALVSRYAKDRIVLNTFAYSGAFSVYALLAEAKSVHSLDISKQAIELCERNLELNGINLKQQSEKHKSLVLDSFDYLKTMDSNFYDLIILDPPAFTKSISTVNQASRGYKDINMRAMSKIKTGGLIFTFSCSQHISFDLFKKIVFGAAKDAKKRVRILHHLTQSPDHAYSVFHPEGEYLKGLVIQVDGDI
- a CDS encoding undecaprenyl-diphosphate phosphatase gives rise to the protein MDNTLNAFLRGIIEAATEFLPVSSTGHLFLFSYFFPFENLTIDHEAFEDLFDIFIQTGAILSVVVLYFRVLWKHTKTAVQFVTKTSDDKSGLEFYRNLIVGILPILILGFLFKNILDQIKMRPDLLLILGLSWFVGGLVMVFVELKHYDEGDGRIIGMKESILVGLFQCFALIPGVSRSAATIITARTLGVSKKDSAEFSFFLAIPVLTLAGIYKLYKHRAILNSETIGLLFFGSIVSFVICYFIIRLFMAFIRRRSFLSFGIYRILLGLLVVLYFFRG